The following coding sequences lie in one Oligoflexia bacterium genomic window:
- the pyrE gene encoding orotate phosphoribosyltransferase: MTDSKEMLQEFVSLVRKLSYEKRNVTLASGKSSDFYIDMKHTLLHPRGIWLVSSLIAGKIKAKNQSGAKIKGVGGLTMGADPLATGVSMFTQDWSDSLFAFYIRKEPKAHGTQQWVEGMKNFSQGDKVIILEDVVTTGGSTLKSVERAKLAGLDVVGVYTAVDRQEGGAENIKKAGLDYEPIVTKQMILEISK; the protein is encoded by the coding sequence GTGACTGATTCAAAAGAAATGCTCCAAGAATTTGTAAGCCTGGTTAGAAAACTAAGTTACGAAAAACGTAATGTCACGCTGGCTTCAGGGAAATCTAGTGATTTCTACATCGATATGAAGCATACACTCTTACACCCGCGTGGAATTTGGTTGGTGAGTAGTCTTATTGCCGGAAAAATTAAAGCGAAGAATCAAAGCGGTGCAAAAATCAAAGGTGTTGGTGGTTTGACCATGGGTGCAGACCCACTGGCAACAGGTGTGAGTATGTTCACGCAAGATTGGAGCGACTCACTTTTTGCCTTTTATATCCGTAAAGAACCAAAAGCACATGGCACACAGCAGTGGGTAGAAGGAATGAAGAATTTTAGCCAAGGTGATAAGGTGATTATTCTTGAAGACGTGGTGACTACCGGAGGCTCAACTTTAAAAAGTGTAGAAAGAGCAAAGTTGGCTGGCCTTGATGTAGTTGGTGTATACACCGCTGTTGATCGCCAAGAGGGTGGTGCAGAAAATATTAAAAAAGCAGGCCTTGATTATGAACCCATCGTAACAAAACAGATGATACTGGAGATAAGCAAATGA
- a CDS encoding alpha/beta hydrolase — protein MGLQIEEGTFKGYDGSELFFQTWAQQSSQAVILGIHGLGEHSDSYKLLAEGLMGSPYQLIMSDLRGHGRSSGKRGVGTIDEFVLDIKLFHSVVKTRFSGKPIFFLGHSMGGLVLSKLLIRHGDFGARGAIFSSPLLDLSVQIPKLKRKSAGVLAAMAPNMTLYNEIPLNHLSHDKEHVGTMELDHLRHNRISPKLFVELLASMKYVFDCARKIQLPVLMQLSGDDKIVSRPKAEEFYEQLEAKDKELLIYEQFYHEIYNEVGRDKPFSDLKKWLIKHQ, from the coding sequence ATGGGCTTGCAAATCGAAGAAGGTACATTCAAAGGTTACGATGGTTCGGAATTATTTTTTCAAACCTGGGCTCAACAATCATCCCAAGCCGTTATTTTGGGGATCCACGGACTTGGAGAGCATTCAGATTCATACAAACTTCTCGCCGAAGGTCTTATGGGTTCACCCTATCAATTAATTATGTCTGATCTTCGAGGTCATGGTCGAAGCTCTGGCAAACGAGGAGTTGGAACAATCGATGAGTTTGTTTTAGATATCAAACTTTTTCACAGCGTTGTGAAGACTCGATTTTCTGGAAAGCCTATTTTTTTTCTCGGTCATTCAATGGGTGGGTTAGTACTTTCAAAACTTCTCATCAGACATGGAGATTTTGGAGCACGAGGTGCTATTTTTAGTTCTCCATTATTAGATTTGAGTGTCCAAATTCCAAAACTTAAAAGAAAAAGTGCAGGCGTTTTAGCAGCGATGGCACCCAATATGACTTTGTACAATGAAATCCCTCTGAATCACCTTAGCCACGATAAAGAACATGTGGGCACTATGGAGTTAGATCACTTACGCCATAATCGAATCAGTCCGAAACTGTTTGTAGAATTGCTAGCAAGTATGAAATACGTTTTTGATTGCGCTCGTAAAATTCAACTTCCTGTGCTGATGCAACTTTCAGGCGACGATAAAATAGTGAGTCGACCAAAAGCCGAAGAGTTTTATGAACAATTAGAAGCAAAAGACAAAGAACTGCTGATTTATGAGCAATTCTATCATGAGATTTACAATGAAGTCGGGCGCGATAAACCATTTTCTGATTTGAAAAAATGGCTTATTAAGCATCAATAA
- a CDS encoding UvrD-helicase domain-containing protein, whose amino-acid sequence MSSTSPLITTIVEAGAGTGKTESLARRIIEIATYLYNQNKRVPRLVATTFTERATAELRERVVSILSKEKNPPSWLVHFVQDTEKLHISTIHGTLSLILHRFGMLLGLDPEFVILNGPEEREIVQKVLRSIISQKPEYGILLEQYSFSELISIVCDLMAHRQTYGNDFKSATGWEDIAKKDISSLKDHLKFLCTADISKLSDKLGEKISELQSLWLILDKTADDYVVVREKFLNVVGEMSKPAIRVGAKGSEFKESIDFIFELKKEKWAELSYDPEINKNHDELAKLISDLVALSINQVFEEKRTQGALSFDDLEFLTFELIEKHPQVVSSVRKEWDFWFVDEYQDTSPLQKKLLFELFRKPWNSYFVGDPQQSIYLFRGADENVFQDTKKIVKEAHGLVERLEVNYRSHPDLLKFMNMLFTSLNPPMNNLVAKGPEEGGIRTHVQFAENLATEEDLITRQVLDWQIQGHAFHEMAVLVKTNDKARLVASTLADAGIPVYIHSTGGYYDRREVLDALAVLSFIEDSSDDDAFILIARSPWIGIPDTVLARWGHERESKSFWHWLESNNLEIEKYPSLLDLRNAVEKVETWPLSVAFDEILNRLGFFEFCLIGDVSGRREANLRKLVSSLRQEERSPGFSATVFIKRAWSDLEQTNEESEAASFIEPQRVNIMTIHKSKGLKFNCVVVPYCSDPLRPKSNLLELSSDGKWAVKVLSPEAEEKVAPIMHHVLKEERYKRELAESLRVFYVAVTRAAEKLSLIAKSKVVEKSWFSKVSLFNGPSISQGVQENTYSVKVWSEPLEISKAKENIKSSADIKLKLPESSQEKIKRLTVSEALGGAYGLPQSQEKLPLKAQLESQQRGLALHALFEFLKTNPDANLDELISTISQRFITSWKINSKAVQKTLEIKQPPLKELISKGFSEWPFLITEGGVILEGQIDLWGIVDEVVWVCDYKSAKNISDDALERARAQLELYALAVNRAGASWDKIKLAVIAPLDGRAYIFEPREKKEVIIGLVDRHLARQVQSVSQAPHLQSEMTLGKN is encoded by the coding sequence ATGTCGAGCACCTCACCTCTCATAACTACAATCGTTGAAGCGGGAGCAGGTACTGGCAAAACCGAAAGCCTCGCTCGTAGAATTATTGAAATCGCTACATATCTTTATAATCAAAATAAGCGAGTTCCAAGGCTTGTGGCGACTACTTTCACGGAGCGCGCTACAGCTGAGCTGCGTGAAAGAGTTGTTTCAATATTATCAAAAGAAAAAAATCCACCTTCTTGGCTTGTACATTTTGTGCAAGATACAGAGAAGCTTCATATATCCACAATCCACGGAACACTCTCACTCATTTTACATAGGTTTGGTATGCTCTTGGGTCTTGACCCTGAGTTTGTAATTTTAAATGGCCCAGAAGAGCGAGAAATTGTTCAAAAAGTTTTAAGGAGTATTATCTCTCAAAAACCTGAGTATGGAATTTTACTAGAGCAATATTCTTTCTCAGAACTTATTAGCATCGTTTGTGATTTAATGGCCCATCGTCAAACCTATGGAAATGATTTTAAGTCTGCCACTGGGTGGGAAGATATCGCCAAAAAAGATATTTCCAGTCTCAAAGATCATCTAAAATTTTTATGCACAGCCGATATCTCAAAATTATCCGATAAGCTGGGTGAAAAAATTAGCGAGCTTCAATCGCTCTGGCTTATTCTTGATAAAACAGCTGACGACTATGTGGTAGTACGTGAGAAATTTTTAAATGTCGTTGGTGAGATGTCTAAGCCCGCTATAAGAGTAGGGGCTAAAGGTTCTGAATTTAAAGAATCTATTGATTTTATTTTTGAGCTTAAAAAAGAAAAATGGGCTGAATTAAGTTATGATCCTGAAATTAATAAAAACCATGATGAGCTTGCAAAATTAATTAGTGATTTAGTTGCATTGTCGATCAATCAAGTTTTTGAAGAAAAGCGAACACAGGGGGCTCTTTCATTTGATGATCTTGAGTTTTTAACATTTGAACTCATTGAAAAACATCCGCAGGTTGTGAGTTCTGTTCGTAAGGAGTGGGATTTTTGGTTTGTAGATGAGTATCAAGATACAAGCCCATTACAAAAAAAGCTTCTTTTTGAATTGTTTAGAAAACCTTGGAACTCTTATTTTGTTGGTGACCCTCAGCAAAGTATTTATCTTTTCAGAGGTGCTGATGAAAATGTTTTTCAAGATACAAAAAAAATCGTCAAAGAAGCTCATGGCCTAGTTGAACGACTTGAGGTGAATTATCGTAGTCACCCGGATCTCTTGAAATTTATGAACATGCTTTTTACTTCGCTCAATCCTCCGATGAATAATCTTGTAGCAAAGGGGCCAGAAGAGGGTGGTATTCGTACCCATGTGCAATTTGCAGAAAATTTGGCTACCGAAGAAGACCTTATAACCAGACAAGTTTTAGATTGGCAAATTCAAGGGCACGCATTTCATGAAATGGCAGTCCTTGTAAAGACCAACGATAAAGCAAGGCTTGTTGCCAGTACTTTGGCTGATGCGGGGATCCCCGTTTATATACATTCGACTGGTGGCTATTATGATCGGCGTGAAGTTCTTGATGCGTTGGCGGTTTTAAGTTTTATCGAAGATTCTTCTGACGATGATGCATTTATTCTTATAGCGCGTTCACCGTGGATTGGAATCCCCGACACTGTATTAGCTCGTTGGGGCCACGAACGTGAATCAAAGTCATTTTGGCATTGGCTTGAATCAAATAATTTGGAAATTGAAAAATACCCATCACTACTTGATCTCAGAAATGCAGTGGAAAAAGTTGAAACCTGGCCATTGTCTGTCGCTTTTGATGAAATCTTAAATCGCCTTGGTTTTTTTGAATTTTGTCTCATCGGTGATGTCAGTGGGCGTAGAGAAGCAAATTTGAGAAAACTTGTTTCAAGCCTTCGTCAAGAAGAGAGGAGTCCTGGATTTTCAGCCACAGTTTTTATCAAACGTGCGTGGAGTGATCTTGAACAAACTAACGAAGAAAGTGAGGCTGCAAGCTTCATTGAACCTCAGCGTGTAAACATCATGACTATTCATAAAAGTAAGGGGCTAAAATTTAATTGCGTCGTTGTGCCATATTGTTCTGATCCGTTGAGGCCAAAATCAAATCTTTTAGAGCTTTCCTCTGACGGCAAATGGGCTGTGAAAGTATTAAGCCCTGAAGCTGAAGAAAAAGTTGCTCCCATCATGCACCATGTTCTTAAAGAAGAGCGCTATAAACGTGAACTTGCCGAGAGTCTCAGAGTTTTTTATGTGGCAGTGACACGAGCAGCAGAAAAACTCAGCCTCATAGCAAAGAGTAAAGTTGTTGAGAAGAGTTGGTTTTCTAAAGTATCACTTTTTAATGGCCCTAGTATTTCTCAAGGCGTTCAAGAAAATACTTATTCAGTAAAAGTTTGGTCTGAACCTCTTGAGATTTCAAAAGCCAAAGAAAATATTAAATCAAGTGCTGATATAAAACTGAAACTTCCTGAATCTTCCCAAGAAAAAATTAAACGTCTTACCGTAAGTGAAGCACTGGGTGGTGCGTATGGACTTCCACAATCTCAAGAAAAGCTGCCCCTAAAAGCGCAGCTAGAATCACAACAACGAGGTTTAGCGCTTCACGCTTTATTTGAATTTCTCAAAACAAATCCTGATGCAAATCTTGATGAACTTATTAGTACTATCTCACAACGATTTATTACCAGTTGGAAGATTAACTCTAAGGCTGTGCAAAAAACTCTTGAAATTAAGCAGCCACCCTTAAAAGAACTAATTTCAAAAGGTTTTTCAGAATGGCCTTTTTTAATCACAGAGGGAGGGGTAATTCTTGAAGGGCAAATTGATCTTTGGGGAATAGTCGATGAGGTGGTGTGGGTTTGCGATTATAAGAGTGCAAAAAATATATCTGATGATGCATTAGAGCGTGCGCGTGCACAATTAGAGTTATACGCATTGGCTGTAAATCGCGCAGGTGCTTCATGGGATAAAATCAAGTTAGCAGTGATTGCACCACTTGATGGGCGTGCTTATATATTTGAACCGCGAGAGAAAAAAGAAGTTATCATTGGCCTTGTTGATCGGCATCTTGCCCGGCAGGTCCAAAGCGTATCACAAGCCCCACACCTACAATCAGAGATGACCCTGGGTAAAAATTAA
- a CDS encoding PD-(D/E)XK nuclease family protein — MLTIVWLSKLACKKTLWSRFDPSRQVWVVSDVKSKIFLRQNLLERNGIVIGEPVKRASEFWRNLLQSVDPSMGILGPVGSKITARDFLQTQGTAQWCQRPRAPRKFLEACQNLAQIISHPIALETIAEFEHQNPFDSSQFQELASLGIRFYKRCIEAKRLPWFFVPYYLAEHPEVLKQDSELVFDLGLDMTDGERELIHRLAKESNVKILVPVENAEALLESGLYSYRGLGLGVPQVKEEKMVEVLNANVPFDIWRCSSPDAEARKAVETISKWVAAGIKPESICIAAPEISEYENLLNHDLAWQGIGFQRSLSARLSAGRVFRALNGRLELVDGQVHSGILQEAFLTMSHYRRTSRRRKEKRVLGPVISEDQVSIDEMRNQILKLGRLKSRGELTRQDFESLLFKLYEELVLDLSDSQRDVNFLRAVTALRSEVGDGKLQLKLWIEAWQEITSRIDIVYKQAGAKGIWAVDLASAEEAPATHLIILGSIDTPGRRSVVSNLNSDQLILLKQYGFDLSASTDKRDDSQIRWLKTGAWNHIVLSCPKTDSNGRTVSASSLWLKTASDLGKNLETLDFSEHTMWLDVQKNILNPMVADQVDGFKIWNPLTAKNLGLRVSEEIEGLRQVVIPAEDAKPLSVSLSASKIESYGACPFKFFASTHLRLFDESELDVEPSAQTRGQWLHRAAERILQSEISLELWGDKECEELIDTLDVVQKQVSSDIWPSIRSRFVRLLRRFIQYEIDWRKEYPCTTPLGFEMSFKGYLAWSEGQKTLEFSKVAPQDVSKHWAPFRGSIDRIDVAAQGSAILIDYKSGDSASSNIPSWQKRGSYQLALYAQAIESGLLEKNGEKLKKIIAAQFYSLKKMNRKKGFQLSDVELAGVLPLEKVGNANVTQEIKDKYFTQINESVHECLEHIREGKFTPIPRTETLCPSCSWRTLCRAPHLS; from the coding sequence ATGCTTACTATTGTATGGCTTTCTAAACTAGCTTGCAAAAAAACTCTTTGGTCCCGATTTGATCCTTCGCGACAGGTCTGGGTGGTCAGCGACGTTAAATCTAAAATATTTTTGCGCCAAAACCTCCTTGAAAGAAATGGCATCGTCATCGGTGAACCCGTGAAGCGTGCTTCAGAGTTTTGGCGAAATTTACTGCAAAGCGTTGATCCTTCCATGGGAATTTTAGGTCCTGTGGGTTCAAAAATCACCGCTCGAGATTTTCTTCAAACGCAAGGCACGGCCCAGTGGTGTCAAAGACCTCGGGCTCCTCGAAAATTTTTAGAAGCCTGTCAGAATCTCGCTCAAATTATTTCTCATCCAATTGCATTAGAAACTATTGCAGAATTTGAACACCAAAATCCTTTTGATTCTTCTCAGTTTCAAGAACTCGCAAGCCTTGGGATTCGCTTTTATAAACGTTGCATCGAAGCAAAAAGGCTTCCATGGTTTTTTGTTCCCTACTATTTAGCGGAACATCCTGAAGTGTTAAAGCAAGACTCTGAACTTGTTTTTGATTTGGGTTTAGACATGACAGACGGAGAGCGTGAGCTTATTCACCGACTTGCTAAAGAGAGCAATGTAAAAATTCTTGTGCCTGTAGAAAATGCAGAAGCACTTTTAGAGTCAGGTCTTTATTCATATCGTGGTTTGGGTTTGGGTGTACCTCAGGTAAAAGAAGAAAAAATGGTAGAAGTTTTAAATGCGAATGTACCATTTGATATTTGGCGTTGCAGCTCACCAGATGCTGAAGCTCGTAAAGCTGTGGAGACTATTTCAAAATGGGTTGCTGCAGGTATTAAACCTGAATCGATTTGTATCGCAGCTCCAGAAATTTCTGAATATGAAAATTTATTAAATCATGATTTAGCTTGGCAAGGAATCGGATTTCAAAGATCTCTTTCTGCTCGATTATCGGCGGGCCGTGTTTTTCGTGCCCTCAATGGCAGATTAGAATTAGTTGATGGCCAAGTTCACTCAGGAATCCTACAAGAAGCATTCTTAACGATGTCTCATTATCGTCGAACGAGCAGGCGAAGAAAAGAAAAACGTGTGCTCGGCCCCGTTATATCTGAAGACCAAGTTTCGATTGATGAAATGCGTAATCAAATCCTAAAACTTGGGCGACTCAAATCACGAGGTGAGCTCACAAGACAAGATTTTGAAAGTCTACTTTTCAAACTTTATGAAGAACTTGTGTTGGATTTGTCTGACTCACAACGAGATGTAAATTTCTTAAGAGCCGTGACCGCTTTGCGATCAGAGGTGGGTGATGGTAAGTTGCAATTAAAACTTTGGATTGAAGCTTGGCAAGAAATCACAAGCCGCATTGATATCGTCTACAAGCAAGCGGGTGCTAAAGGAATTTGGGCCGTGGACTTAGCTTCTGCCGAAGAAGCACCTGCCACGCATTTAATTATTTTAGGAAGTATCGATACGCCTGGGCGTCGATCGGTAGTGAGTAACCTTAATTCAGATCAATTGATTTTGTTAAAGCAGTATGGTTTTGACCTTTCTGCATCGACTGATAAACGTGATGATAGCCAAATCCGCTGGCTTAAAACTGGAGCGTGGAATCACATTGTATTAAGTTGTCCAAAAACAGATTCAAATGGGCGCACTGTAAGTGCAAGTTCGTTATGGCTTAAGACCGCTTCAGATCTTGGTAAAAATCTTGAAACCCTTGATTTTTCTGAACACACAATGTGGCTTGATGTGCAAAAAAACATTTTAAACCCCATGGTCGCTGATCAAGTTGATGGTTTTAAAATATGGAACCCCTTAACTGCAAAAAATCTTGGCCTCCGTGTAAGTGAAGAAATTGAAGGATTGCGACAAGTTGTAATACCTGCTGAAGATGCAAAACCACTTTCTGTATCATTGAGTGCATCAAAGATTGAATCTTATGGGGCGTGTCCGTTTAAGTTTTTTGCAAGTACCCATTTACGACTATTTGATGAAAGCGAACTTGACGTTGAACCTTCAGCCCAAACTCGTGGTCAATGGCTGCATCGAGCTGCTGAGCGAATTTTGCAATCTGAAATTTCACTTGAACTCTGGGGTGATAAAGAATGTGAAGAGCTCATCGACACTCTTGATGTAGTTCAAAAACAAGTGAGCTCTGATATTTGGCCTTCAATCAGATCAAGATTTGTCAGACTCTTACGTAGATTTATCCAATATGAAATAGATTGGAGAAAAGAATATCCATGTACAACCCCACTTGGTTTTGAAATGTCGTTTAAGGGTTATCTTGCGTGGAGTGAAGGTCAAAAGACATTAGAATTTAGTAAAGTTGCTCCGCAAGATGTGTCAAAACATTGGGCCCCTTTTCGAGGAAGTATCGATCGTATTGATGTGGCGGCACAGGGCTCTGCAATCTTAATTGATTATAAAAGTGGTGATTCTGCCAGCAGCAATATTCCAAGTTGGCAAAAGCGTGGCAGTTATCAATTAGCACTTTATGCACAGGCCATCGAGTCAGGTTTGTTAGAAAAAAACGGTGAGAAACTTAAAAAAATAATTGCCGCTCAATTTTATTCATTGAAAAAAATGAATCGTAAAAAAGGTTTTCAATTAAGTGATGTGGAATTAGCAGGTGTGTTGCCCTTAGAAAAAGTGGGTAATGCAAATGTTACTCAAGAAATAAAAGATAAGTATTTTACCCAAATCAATGAAAGTGTACATGAATGTTTAGAACACATTCGTGAAGGAAAATTCACACCGATACCTCGAACTGAAACTTTGTGTCCTTCTTGCTCATGGAGGACTCTATGTCGAGCACCTCACCTCTCATAA
- a CDS encoding DUF503 family protein, protein MIIAALRLTFMTSPDNSSSRGLAQKIKDRLLTKFKASVTEIPTPGSNELVIGVAIVGYDEAKTKERVNQIIRHLQEWSSVELVNDEVEIMQFDDLEMERDFEKYNP, encoded by the coding sequence ATGATTATTGCAGCTTTAAGGCTCACCTTTATGACGTCACCGGATAATAGCTCTAGCCGCGGACTAGCTCAAAAAATTAAAGACCGACTTTTAACCAAATTTAAAGCTTCTGTGACTGAAATCCCAACACCTGGTTCAAATGAACTTGTAATCGGCGTAGCAATTGTTGGTTACGACGAAGCAAAAACAAAAGAGCGCGTGAATCAGATCATTCGTCATTTGCAAGAATGGAGTTCTGTAGAACTCGTCAATGATGAAGTCGAGATTATGCAATTTGATGATCTTGAGATGGAACGGGATTTTGAGAAGTACAATCCGTAA